acacacagagagcaggGATCAACTGAACCACTGAGTAACCAtaccacaacacacagagagcaggGGTCAACTGAACCACTGAGTAACCAtaccacaacacacagagagcaggGATCAACTGAACCACTGAACCACTGAGTAACCAtaccacaacacacagagagcaggGGTCAACTGAACCACTGAGTAACCAtaccacaacacacagagagcaggGATCAACTGAACCACTGAGTAACCATACCACAACACACAGAGATCAACTGAACCACTGAGTAACCAtaccacaacacacagagagcaggGATCAACTGAACCACTGAGTAACCAtaccacaacacacagagagcaggGGCCAACTGAACCACTGAACCACTGAGTAACCAtaccacaacacacagagagcaggGATCAACTGAACCACTGAGTAACCAtaccacaacacacagagagcaggGATCAACTGAACCAATGAACCACTGAGCACCAtaccacaacacacagagagcaggGATCAACTGAACCACTGAACCACTGAGTAACCAtaccacaacacacagagagcaggGATCAACTGAACCACTGAGTAACCAtaccacaacacacagagagcaggGATCAACTGAACCACTGAGTAACCAtaccacaacacacagagagcaggGATCAACTGAACCACTGAGTAACCAtaccacaacacacagagagcaggGGCCAACTGAACCACTGAACCACTGAGTAACCAtaccacaacacacagagagcaggGATCAACTGAACCACTGAGTAACCAtactacaacacacagagagcaggGATCAACTGAACCACTGAGTAACCAtaccacaacacacagagagcaggGGCCAACTGAACCACTGAACCACTGAGTAACCAtaccacaacacacagagagcaggGATCAACTGAACCACTGAGTAACCAtaccacaacacacagagagcaggGATCAACTGAACCACTGAGTAACCAtaccacaacacacagagagcaggGGTCAACTGAACCACTGAACCACTGAGTAACCAtaccacaacacacagagagcaggGATCAACTGAACCACTGAGTAAGCAtaccacaacacacagagagcaggGGCCAACTGAACCACTGAACCACTGAGTAACCAtaccacaacacacagagagcagggttcaacTGAACCACTGAGTAACCataccacaacacacagacagcaggGATCAACTGAACCACTGAGTAACCATACCACAACACACAGTGAGCAGGGGCCAACTGGGGTCTTGTCTCTCATAtttatactgtctctgtctgtatgcctGCCCATCTGGTCATCATCCTTATTCAACATTACTATACACACAACTTTACAACAATTATATTTGAAAACCCTGCGTGTCACATTGTGAGGTCAATAGTTAGCATTAGCAACCTTGTGATGATgcctggctagctagttatgcaggACTGCCTTGTTTAAATGTGTTTTATAACAATTATTTAAAAAACTCTGAATGTCACATTTTGAGGTCAGGTCTGGCAGATAACGAGAATAAGTCATTCCTCACATGAATGTATCCTGTCGTTCATGCACATTAAACACACGGTAGTATTATCCTTACCTTTGTTGTTCATGGTTGTAGAAAATCATGTGGACTGACAGTGACACCTGCTGTCTGGAAATGTTGATGGTGTAATGTCTTGTCCACTGCACTAGGCGGCAGTGTCCCCCATTCAACGTCTTATCGTTTCCGGTCGCCGCTCCTGATTCGATGGTTCATATTTGGGTTCGTTCGGTTCAGGTCTTTCTCTTCCGGTTTCCGTCTCTTACGTGTGGCAGGTAATGAATTTCACTCCTGACTCTAACATGTTAATCTACATCAATCCTCCTGTGTTTTTTAAGATTCATATCAGCCATGAATGTGTGTTTATAGTGGAAAATATCACGAACCACACAGGCATCTTTTTATTTGCTAAATTTGTTCCCGCTTGGATGATTTAAACTATAGAACTAGGTCGGCTGTCCCTTTCTACCCGCTAGATATTCTTGCTAGGAAAACACTCCAACAAACTCACCAAATTGAAAATGTGTTAAATGTTTTTGATAATACTGTTTTTCAGCACGTATACGGTGATAATGTCAATGTTTACCTCGTTGAAAACACCCTACGGCTTGTTTCTAGCTAGTCAGTCGTCCTCTTATAAATAGTTAGTGTAGCAAACATGAGTTCCTGCGTGTTTTTTTGGTCAGTTCTGAAATTAAACTAATTTCTGTTCTCTTCCGTTAACAGATCCACAGAACAGAAATGGCAAAGTCAAAGAATCACACCACCCACAACCAGTGTGAGTAGAAATGAATGGTTATGAAGTTAAGCTAGTTCGCTAGATATAAGTGATAGTGCCTAGCTAACTAGGTAgttgtcaatacaggattaacaGCCTACCCGGTTGTTTCGTGTCCGTTTTCAAAAATAAATTGACTAGAGCTCTGCAAGAGTAGCCTGAATCCTGTTTTCATTTTGAGGTCATTGTTTCCATAAACGTGTTGACAAGTCTCTTTCTCCTGTCTGCCCACAGCCCGTAAGGCCCACAGGAATGGGATCAAGAAGCCCAGACCAGACCGTTACGAGTCCATGAAAGGGGTATTTATTGATCTGCTGGCCTATCGACCGTTATGATTTTGTTATGCAGTTGTTAAAGTTGCCTAAGTTAGATCAAGGGCATTGTCATTCACACCCGGTGGTTTATGTAAATCAGATGTGGGTGCCTTTGACTTTGAATAatatttaatgtaacaaaataaaaGGTGCCCTAATTCCGATGTGGACATCCTGTGAGGTTGCTCTCGCGTGGCTCTGTCCTTGTGGCGTATGGGAGCGTAGCACTTCGGTGCTGTGACGTACAGTCCCGTTCCACGGCATCGTAGAGCAAGCTTTTGTCCCCTCGGGCTGGTGAGGACGGCGTTCTGTATATTCCTACATCTTCCCAGAGCTCCTTGGGCCATGACTGGGGGGCTAAACCATGCATTGCACAACTTTTAGACTTACTTGCAggagctgctgctactctcaTGTCTTCATGGCTTCATTTACACAGACAgcacaattctgatattttgctcAGTTATTGGCAAAAGTGCTGATCTCATCTGCCAAagatttaactgacttgcctagttaaataaaggtaaatgtATAAAATATCAGAATTAGCCAGTCTAAATACATCCTTATGTATGGACGTATCGTTCTGGTTTATACTGTATTAAATGTACTCGATTTGGGGAAATGATCAGACTGGGAGGAAGGAAGTCTCCGCTGGGCTGGTCTATTCATTACCGGCAGCACCTACATCTTGTCATCATACCGTGTCGCCGGCTTTCTGTACGACTCCCGCAAGAACTGGTCACGAACCGCAGCCAcaggtttatttttatttagacGGAGGTGACGCAGCTCGTTTGCCAGCCGTTGTCGTAGCTATTTTGTTGCCAATAGGCAATATCGAAATGCGCAGCAATTGTGCTAATAGGATGCTAACTAGTTTAATGATCCCATCTTTAGCACAATAGGCTAACTGCAGATGGGTATAACCTCTgtggttgtgagaccggttggacgtcCTGCTAAATTCTCTTAAAATGACGtttgaggtggcttatggtagagaaattaacattaaatgatctgacaacagctctggttgacattcctgcgGTCAGCATGCGAATTGCACACTTCCTTAACACTTTAGATATCTGTGACATTGttgtgaccttttattgtcccccggcacaaggtgcacctgtgtaatgatcccgtttaatcagcttcatgaTATGCCACATCTCGGGTGGATGGATGGAACATTTTTCcaggatatttttttatttcagctcatgaaacgggGCACCAACACTACTTGTTgcagtttttatatatttttaaccacTCGGCTAGTTGGAGATACTTTCCTTTTTAAGAGGATTAGCATGTAGGATATAACCTACCCTTTTAGGAGGAAGATTAGCATGTAGGATATAACCTACCCTTTTAGGAGGAAGATTAGCATGTATACATTAATTAATTCATCTAAAATTGATCCGCTCCCACTCGCAGGAATGCAGCCTTCTACTGGGAGGTtcgagtggtgtgtgtgtgttccaagaCCTCTCGGAATTCAGATTTTGAGTTGGTGGGATTATTGTATACCAGGTTCGATGCCTCGGTCCCAGTCCCCGCCCCCCACGCAATCTAGATTGATTTGATTGGTCATACAGCTCCAAACTAATTCACATTGACTCTTTAGAATTGGGGGGGGGTTAACAAGCTTTGTGACATTTTATGTTAAAACAGTTCATGCTCGTCCACTTAGTCTGAAATTCAGCTAACGTGACCTGTTTGTCTGTTAAGCTTTAGTTTTTTGAATGGAGGGATGAcgtggtggcagggtagcctagtggttagagtgtaggggaggcaggatagcctagtggttagagtgtagaggcggcagggtagccactgttcctaggccgtcattgaaaataagaacttgttcttaactgacttgcctagttaaataaaggttaaattacaaCCACAAAAATATTAAATGCAGGTGGGATGCTTAGTGAAGGAGGATATGGGGAAGAAACCCCATATCAACTGGCACTCAACCTTTCTGCTGCGGTGACTCTTTCAAGGGATCCTGGTCACATGTTTACACATGAGGATGTGATGGTCCTCATGCGCGCTGTACCAATCCTTACTTCCTGTTTTCTTACGCTTCAGATTTATATTTATACCTTATTGAATTAACTTTCAGTATTGTCTATATGTGAAGAGTTTGTCTGcaacttactctctctctctctacctctctccctccctttctaccgctctcccgccctctctttatcactctccccctccccaggTTGACCCTAAGTTCATGAAGAACTTGCGTTTTGCCAAGAAGCACAACAAGAAGGGTCAGAAGACCGCCAACGCAGCAGCCAAGAAGATCGCTGATGCCGCCGCCCCTTAGACTGGGTGGCTCCTCTGCATCTCCACAGTCCATTGACTTTGTTACCATCACAATAAAGCTATGCTTTgtctaaaaaaaatacattgtaaCTTAATTTACTGATCTATCCCTTTTAATGTTACTGGGTTGACTGTTCGTGTTATATTTCATATAATAGCCTAGCTCTCCAACCTCAACATGGCTTTCATTTCCAACAACACTGGCATCCTTCAGCTTGGAAATGGAGTTGACCAGGGTTATACATTGGCACTAGTCTTTTAAAGGGTCAATCTGTGATTGGTACATCTGTTTTTGGACCTTACATttgtaatttatatatatatatatatatatagccattgattcttgaagaatataacttaaatGTCAGAGTAGTTCAACTATCGtacccccatcagaacccaaaatgttTTAATCGATTGTAAAAAGGGCTGTCCAAAGTGTATTTGCAGAAGGATAACATGAATTGTGGAGTATGAGAAGCTAGCTAGGAGGGTCATGGGGCTAGACTCTAGCTAGGAGGGTCATGGGGCTAGACGCTAGCTGGGGGGGTCATGGGGCTAGAAGCTAGCTAGGGTGGTCACGGGGATGAGCTGTGGATTATGAGTCTTGTCACAGGAGTGGGGTCTATTGTGTTAAGACTAAGCAGGGTACCATCAACAGGACTGGTGTCTTCTGACAGAATTAACAGGGTACCATCAACAGGGCTGGTGTCTATTGTGTTGACTAAACTGGGTACTATCAACAGGGCTGGTGTCTATTGTGTTGAGACTAAACAGGGTACCATCAACAGGACTGGTGTCTTCTGACAGACTAAACAGGGTACCATCAACAGGACTGGTGTCTTCTGACAGACTAAACTGGGTACCATCAACAGGACTGGTGTCTTCTGACAGACTAAACTGGGTACCATCAACAGGACTGGTGTCTTCTGACAGACTAAACTGGGTACCATCAACAGGACTGGTGTCTTCTGACAGACTAAACAGGGTACCATCAACAGGACTGGTGTCTTCTGACAGACTAAACAGGGTACCATCAACAGGACTGGTGTCTTCTGACAGACTAAACTGGGTACCATCAACAGGACTGGTGTCTATTGTGTTGAGACTAAACTGGGTACCATCAACAGGACTGGTGTCTATTGTGTTGAGACTAAACTGGGTACCATCAACAGGACTGGTGTCTTCTGACAGACTAAACTGGGTACCATCAACAGGACTGGTGTCTTCTGACAGACTAAACTGGGTACCATCAACAGGACTGGTGTCTTCTGACAGACTAAACAGGGTACCATCAACAGGACTGGTGTCTTCTGACAGACTAAACTGGGTACCATCAACAGGACTGGTGTCTATTGTGTTGAGACTAAACTGGGTACCATCAACAGGACTGGTGTCTATTGTGTTGAGACTAAACTGGGTACCATCAACAGGACTGGTGTCTATTGTGTTGAGACTAAACTGGGTACCATCAACAGCTGCTGTCTCAGACTGACCGCCGGGCTCTGGCTATTGGCTAAAATGACTAGATGGAATGTTTACAATGTCGAGGCCTAAATATGTTATGACAGCGAGAACAgtgttacagtactatacagggaaaaAAATGACAGGACTTCTCGGTTCCTAGACAAACATCTTTTCTCTGTATAGTACCACTGTTGTCACTCCGTGGTCATTAAAATACCAAGGAATACATGTGTCTCTTTAGCACCGTCCAGGTTTAATTTAAACGCTAGCTAACCCTGTTTGTGTTGTGACGTGTCAAAATCTAATTTGGATGGTGCTAGCAACACACTTTCCTTGGTATTTTAATGTGGTGTATGATATTTAGCGTGTAAATCTTGTTGGGACAACAACAAACGAACggcactaaacaatacatgaattgcactgtAACGGGAACAAACGGTAccaacaaactgttagggcctacataaagctgtcccaacaccttaccactgctacacctggctatcagctgagccttgtctggcagcgaaacagtttattcagcctcatttactcgctttattattattttttaaacatggctgacttgcttaaacaaatgtggtttctactgacagttAATATGTACAAACTACAGCATAAGGCAgagctgctgcaccttcttcctGGGGATCtgctgtcctgtaggttttcagtccaactaatttagcatatctgatgcagctagttaaggtcttgttgagctGCTAATAAGTAGAATCAATcggtgtgttaaattagggttggactgaaaacccacagaacggtcgatctccaggaagagggttggactgaaaacccacaggacagtagatctccaggaagagggttggactgataacctacaggacagtagatctccaggaagagggttggactgaaaacctacaggacagtagatctccaggaagagggttggactgataacctacaagacagtagatctccaggaagagggttggactgaaaacctacaggacagtagatctccaggaagaggattggactgataacctacaggacagtagatctccaggaagaggattGGACAGCCATGGCATAAGGACGACAAGTGGAAAATAGGCAATCTATCATTTCGTTTAAGACAATGACCAAGGTAGGATGGACGTttgcacttttgaaatgtacagctacagaattcagaacatgggcccttcttacagtgttctccctgtacaccaagtcagaaccgtaggattaATAAAGGGGgcatgaaagctcttacaatattcaatgattacatatCTCAGAAACgagttataggctacatgtgcaccaccaagtcagaacagtaggtgaaattaagaggtgaaaatagaccaagtTATTAggttgaggcacatgggctacgaacagcttactacacaacatacacttagtattactttcttagctacagtatacatatctccctggcatattacatcattatgcagcagcatacaatacattttgtgTTCTTCTCACTTGACAGCGGTCCTTCATGGTGaagttttgtcatcaaagtctggcattctctggatttataaAACACTACAAAGAAACAACATAAAACAATACATAGTAAACAACATAAAACACTATGTAGTAAACAACAAACACTATGTAGTAAACAACATAAAACACTATGTAGTAAACAACAAACACTATGTAGTAAACAACAAACACTATGTAGTAAACAACATAAAACACTATGTAGTAAACAACATAAAACACTATGTAGTAAACAACATAAAACACTACAAAGTAAACAACATAAAACACTACATAGTAAACAACATAAAACAATACATAGTAAACAACATAAAACACTATGTAGTAAACAACAAACACTATGTAGTAAACAACAAACACTATGTAGTAAACAACATAAAACACTATGTAGTAAACAACAAACACTATGTAGTAAACAACATAAAACACTACATAGTAAACAACATAAAACAATACATAGTAAACAACATAAAACAATACATAGTAAACAACATAAAACACTATGTAGTAAACAACAAACACTATGTAGTAAACAACATAAAACACTACATAGTAAACAACATAAAACAATACATAGTAAACAACATAAAACACTATGTAGTAAACAACAAACACTATGTAGTAAACAACATAAAACACTACATAGTAAACAACATAAAACAATACATAGTAAACAACATAAAACACTATGTAGTAAACAACATAAAACACTATGTAGTAAACAACAAACACTATGTAGTAAACAACAAACACTATGTAGTAAACAACATAAAACACTACATAGTAAACAACATAAAACACTACATAGTAAACAACATAAAACAATACATAGTAAACAACAAACACTATGTAGTAAACAACATAAAACACTACATAGTAAACAACATAAAACACTATGTAGTAAACAACATAAAACACTATGTAGTAAACAACAAACACTATGTAGTAAACAACAAACACTACATAGTAAACAACATAAAACACAATGTAGTAAACAACAAACACTATGTAGTAAACAACATAAAACACTATGTAGTAAACAACAAACACTATGTAGTAAACAACAAACACTATGTAGTAAACAACATAAAACACTACATAGTAAACAACATAAAACAATACATAGTAAACAACATAAAACACTATGTAGTAAACAACAAACACTATGTAGTAAACAACATAAAACACATCAAAGTAAACAACATAAAACACAAggaatgtgagaatgctattcattgacgacagctcagcgttcaccaccatagtgccctcaaggCTCATCACtaggctaaggaccctggaactaaacacctccctctgcaactggatcctggacttcctgatgggctgccctaaggtggtaaaggtaggtaacaacacatccgccacgctgatccttaacacgggggctcctcaggggtgcatgctcagtcccctcctgtactccctgttcactcatgactgcacggccaggcacgactccaaccccatcattaagtttgccgatgacacaacagtgggagtcctgatcaccaacaacgacgagacagtgtgtggtgccaggacaacaacctctccctcaacgtgatcaagactaagaagatgattgtggacttcaggaaaaggaggaccgagcacgcccccattctcatcgatggggctgtagtggagtaggttgagagcttcaagttccttggtgtccacatcacagaCATCTAACAtgttccaagcacaccaagacagtcgtgaagagagcacgacaaaacCCATTCCccgtcaggagactgaaaagatttggcatgggtcttcagctcctcaaaaggttctacagctgcaccatcgagagcatcctggttggttgcatcacagcctggtatggcaactgctctgcctccaaccacaaggcactaacagagggtagtgcatacggcccagtacatcactgaggctaagcttcctgccatccaggacatatataccaggcggtgtcagtggaaggcccAAAAGATtgtcaaagtctccagccaccctagtcatagactgttttctctgctaccacgcGGTACCCTAGCACCAAGtcttggtccaagaggcttctaaacagcttctacccccaagccataacactactgaacatctaatcaaatggctacccagactatttgcaccccccccccccccgttacaaaatataacacttacaagaacttgtgaattcaatataggcttttaatacaaactaatcagaagcctagatggtccgcggaacacacccttttccagagcactggctctgtatttatacacacacagtatatgagTCCATTCCATATGTTAATGGAGTTACTTCCCTCAGGTCATCGGCCACCATTATCTTTCAGTCCAGACTTCCTGCTTGTTCATGCCCAATAACGCCTGTATCCGCTCTTGATTAGATTACAATGGTGGCAGGACCCTCTCGTGTCCTAAAATTAATATATGTCTATCTTACCCTAAGCACTTATGGCCTTTAACCTAAGCACTTATGTCCTTTACCCTAAGCACTTATGTCCTTTACCCTAAGCACTTATGTCCTTTAACCTAAGCACTTATGTCCTTTACCCTAAGCACTTATGTCCTTTACCCTAAGCACTTATGTTTGTTCCTCTCTATCTAATCTTTATAATGGTGTCCTGCTCTTTCCATAATAGATAATGTATTTAagtgtcacctcctcctctttgccCTAAGCCCTAATGCACTTTAAGGCACGTATGGCTTCGGCCATTacactgtatgtctgtttaatcTTTGATTTCCCGTCCGCTTTCTGTTTGTGGTCTAATGTACACCTTTGCTCTACATTATTATGTTTGTCCCTATATGTACCTCTTGCTcccacagctgctgctactctctgttattatctataagtcactttaataactctacccacatgtacagtatatattacttcaattacctcgactaatcgttgcccccacacattgactctgtaccaggaacccctgtatatagcctccacattgactctgtaccggttccccctgtatatagcctccacattgactctgtaccggtaccccctgtatatagcctccacattgactctgtaccggtaccccctgtatatagcctccacattgactctgtaccggtaccccctgtatatagcctccacattgactctgtaccagtaccccctgtatatagcctccacattcactctgtaccggtatccccctgtatatagtctcgctattgttattttactgacaCTCTTTAATTGTTTGTTactttatttctttttttaaggtatttttcttaaaactgcattgttggttaagagctcgtaagtaagcatttcattgtaataCCTGtagta
This portion of the Oncorhynchus mykiss isolate Arlee unplaced genomic scaffold, USDA_OmykA_1.1 un_scaffold_262, whole genome shotgun sequence genome encodes:
- the rl29 gene encoding 60S ribosomal protein L29, with protein sequence MAKSKNHTTHNQSRKAHRNGIKKPRPDRYESMKGVDPKFMKNLRFAKKHNKKGQKTANAAAKKIADAAAP